The following coding sequences lie in one Candidatus Limnocylindrales bacterium genomic window:
- a CDS encoding transglutaminase-like domain-containing protein — MKQLTGLFIYYLSVIMVPLVSFLVITGSKAEASNSTSDLKPKQASFAIKNEFVIQVPPEAKVVRAWFTVPQEDAYSEIKDFLVESDYPVQYHKDSQGNKVGYLEVQAPQQKEIVIRERFSLTRTEIRNNLQPTATRPLNEKEHVELAEYLKPATHIIINDQIKALARQIAGDEENPVIIARKLYDWTIENIDYWVKDPDNLKASAFGDTEYCLTTKTGNCTDFHSLYASLGRSLGIPVQLVYGSLLKPTLNGVEVDGSYHCWVEFYAPNLGWIPLDAAIADIYAGDIKLTEKNAKLVELTTAIGYHGPDPNIVNYYFGNLDERRVVWSKGRDLIMSPPQDGGPVNALSKIYVEVDGKEYKDWTRLFTYQELNKNSQN; from the coding sequence ATGAAACAATTAACTGGACTGTTTATTTATTATTTATCTGTAATTATGGTACCCCTCGTTTCCTTCCTGGTAATAACCGGTTCAAAAGCAGAGGCGAGTAACTCCACATCTGATTTAAAGCCTAAGCAGGCCTCCTTTGCCATCAAAAATGAATTTGTAATTCAGGTTCCCCCAGAAGCAAAGGTTGTGCGGGCCTGGTTTACCGTTCCTCAGGAGGATGCCTACTCAGAAATCAAAGATTTCCTTGTAGAATCGGATTATCCCGTTCAATATCATAAGGATTCCCAGGGTAACAAAGTAGGTTATTTAGAGGTTCAAGCCCCTCAGCAGAAGGAAATTGTTATTCGGGAGCGGTTTAGCTTAACCCGTACCGAAATTAGGAACAATCTTCAACCCACCGCTACCCGTCCGCTCAACGAGAAAGAGCATGTAGAACTGGCCGAATACCTTAAACCCGCTACCCATATTATTATTAATGATCAAATAAAAGCACTTGCCAGGCAAATCGCAGGAGATGAAGAAAATCCTGTTATCATAGCCCGCAAGCTCTATGACTGGACCATCGAGAATATCGACTATTGGGTCAAAGACCCTGATAACCTTAAGGCTTCTGCCTTTGGTGATACCGAGTATTGTCTGACGACCAAAACCGGAAATTGCACGGATTTTCACTCGCTATATGCCTCCCTGGGACGATCCCTGGGTATTCCCGTCCAGTTGGTTTACGGTTCTTTACTTAAGCCCACCCTTAACGGGGTTGAAGTCGATGGAAGCTATCACTGTTGGGTTGAATTTTACGCACCTAATTTGGGTTGGATTCCCCTCGATGCTGCTATTGCCGATATTTATGCCGGGGATATCAAACTCACAGAAAAAAATGCGAAATTGGTGGAATTGACTACGGCTATCGGCTACCATGGCCCAGACCCCAACATAGTGAATTATTATTTTGGAAACCTGGACGAACGGCGTGTGGTATGGTCCAAGGGTCGTGATCTTATTATGTCTCCGCCACAGGACGGTGGTCCGGTCAATGCCCTCTCTAAAATTTATGTGGAAGTGGATGGTAAAGAATACAAAGATTGGACTCGCCTTTTTACTTATCAGGAATTAAATAAAAATAGTCAAAATTAA
- a CDS encoding amidohydrolase family protein: MILVDTHAHIYSEDTTQYPQIPEPYLPPPGRGTLEDLRNEMRTSGVDRVVVVQTFTAYGHDNRLILDTVRDNRSWMTGVVNVDPFDVHSLDILEQALSVGVRGNRVSQGWPTDGSVLAGHRRLWEAARRLKMVVCALLNPPNLRSLASLLNEFPDVPVVLDHCANLKASDHPQSEYLQKVLDLARFENLYAKLSFVVMGSEQEFPCRDMFEMTRQIIDAYTPERCMWGSDFPTSLWIPKVTYQQHLEIFQIHLGLSESEKAAILGETALKLWFKD; this comes from the coding sequence ATGATACTTGTAGATACCCATGCCCATATCTATTCTGAAGATACGACGCAGTATCCTCAAATTCCAGAACCCTATTTACCACCCCCCGGTCGAGGAACCCTTGAAGATTTAAGGAACGAGATGCGTACGAGTGGGGTGGATCGGGTGGTGGTTGTGCAAACCTTCACCGCTTATGGCCATGACAATCGTTTGATTCTTGACACTGTACGGGATAACCGGTCCTGGATGACAGGGGTTGTGAACGTTGATCCCTTCGATGTTCACTCCCTGGATATTTTGGAACAGGCCCTTTCTGTGGGAGTACGGGGTAATAGGGTATCCCAGGGATGGCCCACAGACGGTTCGGTACTTGCCGGGCATCGCCGATTATGGGAAGCGGCCAGGCGATTGAAGATGGTGGTGTGTGCTTTACTTAATCCACCGAATCTTCGATCTCTGGCCAGTCTACTCAATGAATTCCCGGATGTACCGGTTGTGCTGGATCATTGTGCAAACCTGAAAGCTTCTGACCACCCGCAGTCGGAATATCTACAAAAGGTTCTGGATTTAGCCCGATTCGAAAATTTGTATGCGAAGTTATCATTTGTCGTTATGGGATCGGAACAAGAGTTTCCTTGCCGGGATATGTTCGAGATGACACGACAGATCATCGATGCCTATACGCCGGAGCGGTGTATGTGGGGGAGTGATTTTCCAACTTCACTCTGGATTCCTAAGGTTACTTATCAACAGCACCTTGAAATCTTTCAAATTCATTTGGGATTATCTGAATCAGAAAAAGCTGCCATTTTGGGAGAGACGGCTTTGAAATTATGGTTTAAGGATTGA
- a CDS encoding PhnD/SsuA/transferrin family substrate-binding protein, giving the protein MLKPPASLPFMSRQKSIIVGAVAYDPKVVTIWEIIKKYFGDSGVPLDYVLYSNYESLVEALVQRHIHIAWNSPLAWVRTQMLTKGACKALAMRDTDQNLTSKIYTRIDTGIQTLADLKGKTLALGAIDSPQASILPLHYLSKQGIDIQKDIKILRFNWMVGKHGDHIGGEEEALKAVQRGEADAGAMLDLNWIRFANEGKLDTTRLKILASTEPFDHCNFTALEDFDPELEKQWTETLFKMDYNNPEHRYMMDLEGLKEWRPARTHLYKNLTEAVREQKLYED; this is encoded by the coding sequence ATGCTCAAGCCTCCAGCTTCTCTTCCCTTTATGAGTCGTCAGAAATCTATTATAGTAGGCGCAGTGGCCTACGACCCCAAAGTTGTAACCATCTGGGAGATTATAAAAAAATACTTCGGAGACTCCGGAGTTCCCCTAGACTATGTTTTGTACAGTAACTATGAGAGTCTGGTGGAAGCCCTCGTCCAGCGACATATCCATATTGCCTGGAATTCTCCCTTAGCCTGGGTTCGAACCCAAATGTTAACCAAAGGTGCCTGTAAAGCCCTGGCCATGAGGGATACGGATCAAAACTTAACCTCCAAAATTTATACACGGATAGATACAGGTATTCAGACCCTGGCAGATCTAAAAGGTAAAACCCTGGCCCTTGGAGCCATAGATTCCCCTCAGGCTTCTATCCTTCCCCTCCATTATCTCAGCAAGCAGGGCATAGATATTCAAAAGGATATTAAGATCCTCCGCTTTAACTGGATGGTCGGTAAACATGGAGACCATATCGGAGGTGAAGAGGAAGCTCTGAAGGCCGTACAACGGGGAGAAGCCGATGCAGGGGCCATGCTCGATCTTAACTGGATTCGATTTGCCAATGAGGGAAAGTTGGATACCACCCGGCTTAAGATCCTTGCCTCTACAGAGCCCTTTGATCATTGCAATTTCACCGCTTTAGAAGACTTTGATCCAGAACTCGAAAAACAATGGACAGAGACCCTTTTCAAAATGGATTATAACAACCCGGAACATCGATACATGATGGATCTGGAAGGTCTTAAAGAATGGAGACCTGCCCGAACTCACCTTTACAAAAATCTGACCGAAGCAGTTCGGGAACAGAAACTTTATGAAGATTAA
- a CDS encoding acyl-CoA dehydrogenase family protein — MYALNEHQTRIVEKAKKLGQEVLDKYAREVDEKGRFPKESIKALQEAGFMGLIVPTSYGGWGEGPKTFAAVVDILAQYCGSTAMVYLMHICGTAAIQAYPPVQGDQILRDIVAGRHLTTLAFSEKGSRSHFWVPVSQARQNGSTHIVSCEKSWVTSASQADSYILSTKAPDAKGPMEWNMYFVPTTTPGIKVEGPWDGLGLRGNDSAPVTLQNTSIPVDQRVCEPGTGFNAAFQHVLPWFQIGNAAISVGLAEAALQSSIQHAIQTRFQHLETNLASLPNIRANLAKMRMEVDACRALVDKVAEKMEKPDATTLLGVLECKAACNEMALRVTELAMRTCGGAAFSKHLTVERNFRDSRAGAVMAPTSDILYDFIGKALVGMDLFA, encoded by the coding sequence ATGTATGCCTTAAATGAGCATCAAACGCGAATTGTAGAAAAAGCTAAAAAGCTTGGGCAAGAGGTGTTAGACAAATATGCCCGGGAAGTAGATGAAAAAGGGCGTTTTCCCAAAGAAAGTATTAAAGCCTTACAGGAAGCAGGTTTCATGGGACTTATTGTACCGACTTCTTATGGGGGGTGGGGAGAAGGTCCAAAAACCTTTGCGGCGGTGGTAGATATTCTGGCTCAATATTGTGGTTCCACCGCCATGGTTTATCTTATGCACATTTGTGGTACGGCGGCCATTCAAGCTTATCCACCTGTCCAGGGAGATCAAATTTTAAGGGACATTGTGGCCGGTCGCCATTTGACGACCCTGGCCTTTAGCGAAAAAGGGTCTCGGAGTCATTTCTGGGTCCCGGTCAGTCAGGCCCGTCAGAATGGGTCGACTCATATTGTTAGTTGTGAGAAGTCCTGGGTAACCAGTGCTTCCCAAGCCGATAGTTATATCCTATCTACCAAAGCTCCCGACGCTAAAGGGCCCATGGAATGGAATATGTACTTTGTACCTACGACCACTCCCGGCATTAAGGTAGAAGGTCCCTGGGATGGGTTGGGATTGAGGGGTAATGATAGCGCACCGGTGACCCTTCAAAACACTTCTATTCCGGTCGATCAAAGGGTTTGTGAACCGGGTACGGGTTTTAATGCTGCTTTTCAACATGTACTTCCCTGGTTCCAGATTGGAAATGCAGCCATTTCGGTAGGCCTTGCAGAAGCAGCCCTTCAATCCAGTATCCAGCACGCAATACAAACTCGATTTCAACACCTGGAAACCAACCTGGCCAGCCTTCCCAACATACGAGCCAATCTGGCTAAAATGCGAATGGAAGTGGATGCCTGTCGGGCTCTTGTAGATAAGGTGGCGGAGAAAATGGAAAAACCGGATGCAACAACCCTTCTGGGAGTTTTGGAATGTAAGGCGGCCTGTAATGAAATGGCCTTACGGGTCACCGAATTGGCCATGCGGACCTGTGGGGGTGCGGCCTTCAGCAAGCATCTCACAGTAGAGAGAAATTTTCGGGATAGTCGGGCCGGAGCCGTCATGGCGCCTACCTCCGATATTCTTTATGATTTTATAGGAAAAGCCCTGGTTGGTATGGATCTATTTGCATAG